The genomic region GTTGCCCTCTCGATTGGCGTACAAAAAATGGTACGTTCTGACTTGGCGGCTTCTGGGGTGATGTTCTCTATCGATACGGAGACAGGATTTAAAAATGCTGCCTTGATTACAGCCGCCTATGGTTTGGGCGAAAACATCGTCCAAGGGGCGATTAACCCCGATGAATACTACGTCTTCAAACCTACATTGAAAGCAGGATTTCGCCCGATTTTAGGCAAAAGATTGGGTTCTAAAGAATTCAAAATGGTCTACGATACAGGCGGATCGAAAGTTACCAGAAACGTTCCTGTCGTACCTAGCGATCGCGGCAAATATGCCCTCAACGATGACGAGATATTGCAATTAGCGCGTTGGGCTTGCGCGATCGAAGATCATTACTCTAAAGTGCGCGGTACTTATACCCCGATGGATATTGAGTGGGCAAAAGACGGCGTAACCGAAGAACTATTTATCGTCCAAGCCCGCCCCGAAACCGTACAATCACAAAAAAGTCTCAACGTTTTACGGAGTTATCACTTAGTCGGGGCTAACGGCGATGCACCTATAATTACAGGTCGCAGTGTCGGCGAGGCGATCGGTCAAGGGAAAGTTAAAGTCATTACAGACGTGCATAGACTCGACCATTTCCAAACTGGAGATGTATTAGTTACTGATAAAACAGACCCCGACTGGGAACCTATTTTAAAAAAAGCCAGCGCAATTGTCACCAATCAAGGGGGTAGAACTTGTCACGCCGCAATTATCGCTAGAGAAATTGGAATTCCGGCGATCGTCGGTTGTGGCGATGCTACCAGCGTGTTGCATTCTGGGCAAGAAGTTACGGTTTCCTGTGCTGAAGGAGATGAGGGAAAGGTTTACCAAGGATTATTACCTTTTGAAGTTCGAGAAGTTCCCTTAGATAACCTGCCTCGCACTCGTACCAAAATTATGATGAACGTAGGCAATCCTGCGGAAGCTTTCAGCCTCTCGGCAATTCCTAACGATGGTGTGGGATTGGCACGGCTAGAGTTTATTATTGCCAACTACATCAAAATTCATCCCTTGGCACTGCTGCATTTCGATCGCTTAGAGGACGAAGCGGAAAAAGCTAAAATTGCCGAGATGACGGCATTTTTTGCCGAGAAGCCCCAGTACTTTATCGAAAAATTAGCCCAAGGTGCAGCGACGCTGGCAGCTGCTTTTTACCCTAATCCAGTCGTTGTGCGGATGAGTGACTTTAAGTCGAATGAATATGCCAATTTACTCGGTGGAAAGCAGTTTGAACCCAAGGAAGAAAACCCGATGCTAGGGTGGCGAGGGGCGGCGCGTTACTACGATCCGCGTTACCGCGATGCTTTTGCTTTAGAGTGTCATGCCATCAAGCAGGTACGAAAAGAGATGGGGTTAACCAATTTAATTCCGATGATTCCTTTTTGCCGCACTCCCGAAGAAGGGCGTAAAGTCTTGGCAGAAATGGCAAAGCACGGTTTAGAACGAGGGAAAGACGGATTAGAAATCTACGTCATGTGCGAGTTGCCTAACAACGTTTTGATGGCGGAGGAATTCAGCGAAGTCTTTGATGGGTTTTCGATTGGTTCTAACGATTTAACTCAGCTGACAATTGGATTAGACCGAGATTCAGCTTTAGTAGCGGGTTTGTTTGACGAACGCACCCCAGGAGTTAAACGATTAGTGCAAATGGCGATCGCTACTGCTAAAGCTAAAGGTCGTAAAATTGGGATCTGCGGTCAAGCCCCCAGCGATTACCCAGAATTTGCTCAGTTTTTAGTAGAACAGGGAATAGATTCTATGAGCCTCAACCCCGATTCGGTACTAAAAACTCTGTTGATGGTAGCAGAAGTAGAAGAGAAGCTGGGTCGCGGGTGCTAAGAGTTTGTGGGGTGGGTTATACCCGCCCTATTTTTTGAAATCTTGCACTTGGCGATTGAAATCGCTGCTACACACGCAAAACCTACCTATTCTGCGTGAATGTAGGTTCAACCCTTAACTTGCCATGAATCCGCGCGGGCTAGTTTGCCTACGGCAAGCTGCTATACATCTATGTTTATTTAGCCGCGAATTCGATTCGCTGGGGCTTAGTGCTGTACTAATTATTTTTATGGATCTCAAATATGGGTAAAATTTACGTATTTCTACGATAAATACTGTATTAATTTGCTAACTCATACATAAAACGCATAGTAGCTGGCAATCGTCCTCAAGCGTAGGTATATCGCTTAGCAAACATCTCCAAACACCGTATATCGATCGAGTTAATGCTTGCAGATCGGCAATTTTACTGTAATTTAACTTCAGTACAATTGCCCTTGGTCGATCTGAAAAATACATATTAACTTGATTTTGTGATGGTTATATAAATTTAACTTAAACCAAGCGCGATCGCTCTGAGTTTCACGGTCGAGATATTTCACTCTATTTCCTTAAGTGTTTAGATATATGCGATCGCATTTTTCAAGTTTCTTCTATCCCCCAACTCAAATTCAACTAGCAGCAACCTCTGTCTTGCTCGCACTCACTAAAGATATACAGTAGATCATGCATAAGTTTCAAGCTCAGCAAATTGCACTAGCAGCTAGTGTTGTTCTTAGTATTACTATCGGTAGCTGTCATACAACGACTGCAAATAATGAAGGGAAATCTGGCAATCTGTCGGCTCAAAAGCCAAGCCAAGATTTTCTCATTAGTCAGCAAGTAACTTCTGGCATTCTAGCTCAAGACCCCAAATCGCGAGACAAATGGTTGTGGCCCTTCTCCTCTACTTCGATTTGGAATATGCCAATCGGGGCTACTGCAACATATGTACCAGCAAATCTTCCAAAAGCAGGCTTTTTTGGTGCAGATCGGGAGTACTTCTACAAACTAAAAGCTGGCGATCCAATGCGACAAGTTGTATCACCTGGAAGCTTTGGTCCTGGACGCTGTACGGGTAAGCAATCAATGGGTCTTTCTCTACCAGTCCCCGACAATTTAATCGTCCCAGACGCAACTAGTCAGCCATATTCTACGCCTAATAACGCCGCTGCCTTTTTGATGCCAGATGGCAGAACAATCGAACAACTCGAACCCCTTGCCCGTTGTACCGCAGGTGGCAACATCCACGGCTGGCGTAACCCGTGGGGGGGTGTTGACATTTACGGCGACGGGATTAAAGGCACTCATTTCGGGTCTGGGATGTCGGCGATTGGCGGTTCTATTCGCCGAGGCGAACTAACAGGTGACGAACCAATTCGCCACGCGATCAAAATCTTGGTTTGGGGCAAAAAATATCTTCATTATTCTAAATCTATGCCCGGTTATCGCTGGCCCGCCGACCGTGCCGACCGATACGCCGAGAGTGAATATAAGGGGACTAATCCCAAACTCGTACAAGGTAGTTTGTTAGCAATTCCAGCTCATGTGAAGATGGACAGCTTAGGGTTAAAGACTCCTGCGGGGCAGAAGATTTTTAAGGCATTGCAAAATTATGGTGCATATATAGTCGATGATGCTTATTGGGACGCTTACTACCTCGCTGTAGAACAAGGAGTTCCAGAGGAATTTCGCGCTCGCTACGGCTATAGTTTTGAAGGTCGGAGTGGTGCTTTTTATGACGACATGATGAAGCTAATTTCAGCACTAAACATCATTGACAATAACAGACCCGATAACATCGGTGGTGGTGGTAGATTGAGAGCGCCGCTCGCACCACCGATCGAGAATTAATTTAGTCCGAGTAAGGTGGGCATTGCCCATCTTACGCTACTCACGCACGACTCAATTACCATTGCGGATTCGATATAATCAACGCTTCTGCCGCATGGAAGTCTAAAGGTCTAGCAAAGAAATATCCTTGCCCGAAATCGCATCCCCAAGCTTTGAGTTGAGCGTATTGTTGAGCCGTTTCTATACCCTCAGCGATCGCATCCATACCCAAATTATGAGCTAGAGTATTAATCGTACTGACAATTTCCACATTTTCAGAATTAGGATTTATTTGACTGATAAAATAACTATCAATTTTAAAGTATTAATAGGAAATCGATGTAAATAGCTCAAGGAAGAATAACCTTTACCAAAATCATCAATACTTAGCTGAATATTTTTAGACCTAATTTTTAATAACATATCAATTGTTGCTTCTGTATGGTGTAGCAACATAGTTTCAGTAATTTCTAATCTTAAATGACTACCATCTAAGCCAGTCACAGCCAAAATTCGGTCTATCTGTTCGCTCAATTTGGGGTGGTTGATTTGCTGGCTAGCTAAATTGACACTGATTTTTAAAGTTGCTGCTTGAGGTAACTGTAACTGCCACTGCCGCAATTGATAGCAAGCTTGTTCTAAAACCCATTCACCAATGGGTACAATTAAACCAATTTCTTCTGCAATAGGAATGAATTCACCAGGGAAAACTAAACCTCGTTCTGGATGTTGCCAGCGGATGAGTGCCTCAAAGCCAACCATCTGACCGCTACTCAAAGATACAATCGGTTGGTAATGCAAGCAAAATTCTTGACGCTCCAAAGCTTGCCGCAAATCCCTTTCTAAATGCAGTAGTTGTAGCGTTTGAGCGTACATATCAGGGTTGAAAATTGTATATTGTGCCTTGCCGCTCTCTTTAGCTCGGTACATCGCCGTATCAGCATCCCGTAGCAACTCGGCGGGAGACTCGTATCCCATACCACTAAAAACTATACCGATACTAGCAGTAGTAAAAACCGTATGCCCCTCTAACTCAAATGGCTGGGCGAGTTCTGCTTGAATGCGATCTGCAATTTTGATTGCGTCGGCAATTTGCTCAATGTCTTCTAGTAAAATTGTAAACTCATCCCCACCAAAGCGCGCCACGGTATCTGAAGTACGCAAGCATTGTTGCATTAAACTGGTAAAAGCAATCAAGAGGCGATCGCCTACTGCATGTCCGAGGCTATCATTAACAATTTTGAAGCGATCGAGATCGATGAAAAGTACGGCAAACAGATAATCTGGATGTCGTTTGGTATATCTCAACGCTAGCTCCAACCGTTCCAGAAAAAACGTGCGATTTGGTAAGTCCGTCAGGTCATCGTGTAAAGCATCGTGGATGAGTTGTTGCTCGATCCGCTTGCGTTCGGTAATGTCAGAGATAATGCCATCGACTCGTAGTGGAATGCCTGTAGAGTCACAAATTAAATGAGCGCGAGCGCACAACCAGCGCACTTCACCATCAGCACGCACAATTCTGTATTCCGAGCTATGGCTACCCTGCGATTGCAAGATTTGCGTCCCTTTTTCCACCCGTTCGCGGTCTTCAGGATGTACGACTTCCATCCACAATTTCGGATTTTTAAAAAATTCTGTCGTCGGAATACCATAAACCTTCTGTGCGGCAGGATTGAGATAAATCAAGGCTGGATTTTGAGCGGAAACAGACCAGACAACTTCTTCTAAAGAGTTTAAAATGCTCTCCAGTCGTGCCTCGCTCTCATTTAATAGCTGAACTGCTTGCTGCCGTTCGAGAATTTCTTGTTGTAGTTTATGATTCGCTGCTGCTAATTGCGCGGTACGCTGTTCTACCCGTTGTTCTAGTTTGGTATTTAATTGCTGAATTTCTGCCTTAGCTGCTTGTAAGGCAAGTTGATTTTTAATCCGAGCTAAAACTTCTTCGACTTGAAACGGCTTAGTAATATAGTCAACTCCCCCGACTTCAAAAGCTCTGACTTTGTCTAGTACGTCGTCTAGAGCGCTCATAAAAATTATTGGAATTTCACGGGTTCGCGTCTCAGCTTTTAAGTGTTGGCAAACCTCATAACCATCTATGTCCGGCATTTTGACATCCAACAAAATTAAATCTGGTGCAGCTACCTGCGCTCCTTTTAATGCCATGTTGCCATTTTTAGCACACCGGACTTTGTAACCCTGCTCGGATAGCGTTGCTGATAGCACTCGCAAATTATCGGGAATATCGTCCACAATTAAGATTGTCTTTTCAGAGGCAGTCGCCCACTCACTGTTCATAAACTATAATCCGATCGCTGCTTGGGCGAGATTGAGAATATCATCAAAATCAAAATTGTTTGCCTGTTCGAGTAAGGCTGTTGCCAGAGGCGCATGAGTCTCGGGAATTTGCGCCACGAGCTGCGCGATTGTCTCCCCATCGAGTTGTGCCGCTGCTTGCTGTAGGTGTTCGAGCCAGTGGTGGGGCATAATTTGTAAGGATGAAGGATTAAGGACGCACGATGATACCTCGATCGCTACATCTTGTTTTTCTTCTTCCTCTTTGTAGGTGTAGCGCACGCCAATGTGCTGTGCCATCTTCTCAAACAGTTCTTCGGCACGGAAGGGTTTACGCATAAAATCATCGCACCCTGCCGAAAGTACCACTGCTTTTTCTTCCTCTAACGTGCTAGCAGTTAAGGCAATAATTATCGTTGCTTGCCCTTTGAGGTGCGATTTAATATATTCTGTCGTTTCGTAACCATTCATCACGGGCATCCGCATATCCATCCAAATTAGATGTGGTTCCCAACTCGACCACACCGCGATCGCGTCTTTACCATTTTCCGCTTCGCGCACTTCAAAGCCGATTGGAGTCAGCAGTTTGATGACGATTTGTCGATTTTCTGGGCGATCGTCTACTACTAAAATGCGATACTGTGGTTGTCCTGGTACGAGTCCAATCACCTGTCGCTGAGGTCGCTCCTGGGGAATGCTGCTAGGATCTGCTAGCTGTACGGGAATGGTAAATTCAAATTGCGTCCCGACTCCTATCTGGCTGCTGGCAGAAATCTCGCCTCCCATCAGTTGCACGAACTTTTGGCTAATTGCTAAACCCAAACCCGTACCTTGTTGTGATTTGCGCCCAGTTTCCGTTTGGATAAAGGCTTGAAACAACTGCCCTAACTCCTCTGCGGCTATGCCTACGCCTGTATCTTGGACTGTAAAAGTGAGTAGTGAGTGGGAATTTGGTGATTGGTAATTGGTAATTGGTAGTTGGTAGTTGGTAATTACTCCCCTTCTCCCACTCTCCCCCCTACTCCCTGCCGCCCGCTCGCAAAGCTTTCCGCCGTCGCACGGCGGAAAAGCTAGCGGGCGCTGCTCCCTGCTCCCTGCTATTACACGCACGGTCACGCTACCAGCAGGAGTAAATTTAAGCGCATTGCTAATGAGGTTGATTAAGATTTGACGCAATTTCTTTTCATCGCTTTTGATGCAGCGCGGTACATCTAGATGGCGATCGAATACGAGTTGTAAACCCAAAGTGTCTGCTTTGAGTTGAAACATTTCTTCGACTGCATTCAGCATTAAGTACAGGTCAAATTCCTGTGGATGCAGTGTCAGCCGTCCGGCTTCAATTTTGGACATATCGAGTACGTCGTCGATCAGCGCCAGTAGGTGTTTGCCACTACGATTGATGATGCTGACATTTTCCTGCTGTTCCAAAGTGAGAGTACGATTGCGTTGCATCAGTTGGGCAAAGCCGAGAATGGCATTGAGGGGAGTACGCAATTCGTGACTCATGTTTGCCAAAAATTCGCTTTTGGCTTTGTTTGCCGCTTCTGCTGTTTCTTTTGCTGTTTCCGCTGCCACTTTAGCTTCGTTGAGTTCGCGGGTGCGTTGCTGCACTCGGTTCTCTAGTTGCTCGAAAGAGTCTTTGAGTTGAGCCGCCATCCGGTTGAAAGAGTGGGACAAAGTTTTTAATTCTTTGACAGCACTAACTTTGACTTCTTGATTCAGATCTCCTGTCGCGATCGCTTCAGAAGCTAGGCTCAATCGCCCAATCGGTTGAGCGATCCAACGGGAAGTAACAATTCCCAATACAGTTGCTACTAGTAATGCCAAAAGACACAGCAAAATCGTCATGCGCGTGTTGGCATTAATTTGTGCCATGAAGTCGGATTCTGGTACGACGACTACAACTAGCCAATCCAAGCCATAGCGATCGCGCCACGGTTGTACGTGCAGGAATTGGCGATCGCCTTCCAGTTGAAAGTTTAATGTTTGACTATTTTGGATTGCTTTAAAGCTGCCGAATTTC from Chroococcidiopsis sp. SAG 2025 harbors:
- the ppsA gene encoding phosphoenolpyruvate synthase; translation: MVTAVTEKTSPAAKKRSLILWFEEVGIHDLALVGGKNASLGEMIQQLTPQGINVPNGFAITAYAYRYYIQQTGLDAKLRSLFADLDVEDLNNLRQRGKQARSMLRYTPFPKDLKEAIASAYEKLCENYGIDTDVAVRSSATAEDLPDASFAGQQESYLNINGVEGVLVACHRCFASLFTDRAISYRHSRGFDHFSVALSIGVQKMVRSDLAASGVMFSIDTETGFKNAALITAAYGLGENIVQGAINPDEYYVFKPTLKAGFRPILGKRLGSKEFKMVYDTGGSKVTRNVPVVPSDRGKYALNDDEILQLARWACAIEDHYSKVRGTYTPMDIEWAKDGVTEELFIVQARPETVQSQKSLNVLRSYHLVGANGDAPIITGRSVGEAIGQGKVKVITDVHRLDHFQTGDVLVTDKTDPDWEPILKKASAIVTNQGGRTCHAAIIAREIGIPAIVGCGDATSVLHSGQEVTVSCAEGDEGKVYQGLLPFEVREVPLDNLPRTRTKIMMNVGNPAEAFSLSAIPNDGVGLARLEFIIANYIKIHPLALLHFDRLEDEAEKAKIAEMTAFFAEKPQYFIEKLAQGAATLAAAFYPNPVVVRMSDFKSNEYANLLGGKQFEPKEENPMLGWRGAARYYDPRYRDAFALECHAIKQVRKEMGLTNLIPMIPFCRTPEEGRKVLAEMAKHGLERGKDGLEIYVMCELPNNVLMAEEFSEVFDGFSIGSNDLTQLTIGLDRDSALVAGLFDERTPGVKRLVQMAIATAKAKGRKIGICGQAPSDYPEFAQFLVEQGIDSMSLNPDSVLKTLLMVAEVEEKLGRGC
- a CDS encoding hybrid sensor histidine kinase/response regulator, with product MVCPNSKGRQTNWTRVYTTEGYEGYVAASANYPIYDKARKLVAVIGVDLLLSDISDFLRKIHISPSGQVFIIERDGLLIANSGTEKPYKIANKNTYRISAADSQNPKIRATAKYLQQKFGSFKAIQNSQTLNFQLEGDRQFLHVQPWRDRYGLDWLVVVVVPESDFMAQINANTRMTILLCLLALLVATVLGIVTSRWIAQPIGRLSLASEAIATGDLNQEVKVSAVKELKTLSHSFNRMAAQLKDSFEQLENRVQQRTRELNEAKVAAETAKETAEAANKAKSEFLANMSHELRTPLNAILGFAQLMQRNRTLTLEQQENVSIINRSGKHLLALIDDVLDMSKIEAGRLTLHPQEFDLYLMLNAVEEMFQLKADTLGLQLVFDRHLDVPRCIKSDEKKLRQILINLISNALKFTPAGSVTVRVIAGSREQRPLAFPPCDGGKLCERAAGSRGESGRRGVITNYQLPITNYQSPNSHSLLTFTVQDTGVGIAAEELGQLFQAFIQTETGRKSQQGTGLGLAISQKFVQLMGGEISASSQIGVGTQFEFTIPVQLADPSSIPQERPQRQVIGLVPGQPQYRILVVDDRPENRQIVIKLLTPIGFEVREAENGKDAIAVWSSWEPHLIWMDMRMPVMNGYETTEYIKSHLKGQATIIIALTASTLEEEKAVVLSAGCDDFMRKPFRAEELFEKMAQHIGVRYTYKEEEEKQDVAIEVSSCVLNPSSLQIMPHHWLEHLQQAAAQLDGETIAQLVAQIPETHAPLATALLEQANNFDFDDILNLAQAAIGL